The following proteins come from a genomic window of Pseudomonas cichorii:
- the tssB gene encoding type VI secretion system contractile sheath small subunit: MAKKGSVAPKERINVTFRPAIGGAKEEIELPLKLLVLGDFTQRADERKLEDRKAISIDKNNFDAVLEKQELTLALNVHNRLQETDGNEELGINIRIRSLKDFNPVSLVEQVPELKSLMELRNALMALKGPLGNAPAFRKAIESVLADTESRNRVLGELGLGIAASENA, from the coding sequence ATGGCAAAAAAAGGTTCTGTTGCACCTAAAGAGCGTATCAATGTCACCTTCAGACCTGCTATTGGAGGGGCAAAGGAAGAGATTGAACTTCCCTTGAAGTTGCTGGTGCTGGGAGATTTCACGCAGCGCGCCGATGAGCGCAAGCTTGAAGATCGTAAAGCGATAAGCATCGATAAAAACAATTTTGATGCTGTACTGGAGAAGCAGGAGTTGACGCTGGCGTTGAATGTACACAACCGTCTTCAAGAGACTGATGGCAATGAAGAGTTAGGCATCAATATCCGTATCCGTTCACTCAAGGATTTCAATCCGGTCAGTCTGGTAGAGCAGGTTCCCGAGCTGAAAAGTCTTATGGAATTGCGCAATGCCCTTATGGCGCTCAAGGGACCTTTGGGGAACGCGCCTGCTTTTCGTAAAGCGATTGAAAGCGTGCTTGCCGATACCGAATCCCGCAACCGTGTACTGGGTGAGTTGGGTCTGGGTATTGCTGCATCGGAAAACGCCTGA
- the tssC gene encoding type VI secretion system contractile sheath large subunit, whose protein sequence is MSAKALRSENDNAVEYGVLDQIIAETKLTPGDEAYDIARRGVAAFIEELLKPHNSKEPVKKALVDRMIAEIDTRLSQQMDEILHHKDFQALEASWRGLQLLVDRTDFRENIKIEVLNVSRQDLLDDFEDSPEVMQSGLYKHVYTAEYGQFGGKPVGAIIANYFFSPSSPDVKTLQYVSSVACMAHAPFIAAAGPGFFGLEQFTGLPDLKDLKDHFDGPQFAKWQSFRQQEDARYCALTVPRFLLRTPYDPQENPVKTFVYRENVSGSHEHYLWGNTAYAFATRLTDSFARFRWCPNIIGPQSGGAVEDLPLHHFHSMGEIETKIPTEVLVSDRREYELAEEGFIALTMRKGSDNAAFFSASSVQKPKFFGISAESKAAELNYRLGTQLPYMMIVNRLAHYLKVLQREQLGSWKERADLELELNKWIGQYVADQENPSVDVRGSRPLRAAQITVSNVEGEPGWYRVNLSVRPHFKYMGADFTLSLVGKLDKE, encoded by the coding sequence ATGAGTGCTAAAGCGCTACGGTCAGAAAATGACAACGCTGTAGAGTATGGGGTTCTTGATCAGATCATTGCTGAAACAAAACTGACTCCCGGCGACGAAGCATATGATATCGCCAGGCGCGGAGTTGCAGCGTTCATTGAGGAACTGCTGAAGCCACACAACAGCAAGGAGCCTGTAAAAAAGGCACTGGTTGATCGCATGATCGCCGAAATCGATACCCGGCTCAGTCAGCAAATGGATGAGATCCTGCATCACAAGGACTTTCAGGCGCTGGAAGCTTCATGGCGTGGTCTTCAATTGCTGGTGGACCGTACTGACTTTCGTGAAAATATAAAGATCGAAGTATTGAACGTCTCCCGGCAAGACTTGCTGGATGATTTTGAAGATTCACCAGAAGTCATGCAGTCAGGCCTTTATAAGCATGTCTATACCGCTGAATATGGTCAGTTCGGTGGTAAGCCGGTTGGCGCGATCATCGCCAACTACTTTTTTTCGCCAAGTTCGCCTGACGTGAAAACCCTGCAGTATGTATCGAGTGTTGCCTGCATGGCCCATGCGCCATTTATCGCCGCTGCCGGTCCCGGCTTTTTTGGTCTTGAGCAGTTCACAGGGTTACCTGACCTCAAGGACCTGAAAGATCACTTCGATGGTCCGCAATTCGCCAAATGGCAAAGTTTTCGCCAGCAGGAAGACGCTCGTTACTGTGCCTTGACGGTGCCACGTTTTCTGCTGCGTACCCCCTATGATCCGCAAGAGAACCCGGTCAAGACGTTTGTCTACAGAGAAAACGTTTCCGGTAGTCATGAGCACTACTTATGGGGCAATACGGCCTATGCATTTGCTACCCGCCTGACCGACAGTTTTGCCAGGTTCCGCTGGTGTCCGAATATTATCGGCCCTCAGAGTGGTGGTGCTGTCGAGGATCTGCCGCTGCACCATTTCCATAGCATGGGTGAAATAGAGACCAAAATACCTACCGAGGTCCTGGTTTCCGATCGTCGTGAGTACGAGCTTGCCGAAGAGGGCTTCATCGCTCTGACCATGCGCAAGGGCAGTGATAACGCAGCCTTTTTCTCGGCCAGCTCCGTGCAGAAACCCAAGTTCTTCGGCATCAGCGCTGAGAGTAAAGCGGCTGAGTTGAACTACAGACTGGGCACTCAGCTTCCCTACATGATGATCGTCAACCGGCTGGCGCATTATCTCAAAGTGCTGCAGCGTGAACAGCTTGGTTCCTGGAAGGAGCGTGCCGATCTTGAGCTTGAACTGAACAAGTGGATCGGTCAGTACGTGGCCGATCAGGAAAATCCGAGCGTTGATGTGCGCGGCAGTCGTCCATTACGTGCTGCGCAGATCACCGTCAGTAATGTTGAAGGCGAGCCGGGTTGGTACCGGGTCAACCTGAGCGTGCGGCCTCACTTCAAATACATGGGGGCGGACTTTACGCTTTCTCTGGTCGGCAAGCTGGACAAGGAATAA
- a CDS encoding Hcp family type VI secretion system effector: protein MATPVYMSIKGSRQGLITEKALTFESVGNTYKKEHEDQFMIQAVSHVITVPCDLQSSQPATTRIHKPLCITKIFDRASPMLQAALASNERLPLVEIHWYRIADGVLEHYYTTSLEDAVIVEIKDYMLSSQDPANAHSSHLQDVHIAYSKITWTHLMAKSSGSDDLRFPIRA, encoded by the coding sequence ATGGCCACACCTGTTTACATGTCTATAAAAGGTTCCAGACAAGGCCTGATCACTGAAAAGGCCTTAACTTTTGAATCGGTTGGAAACACTTATAAGAAGGAGCATGAAGATCAGTTCATGATCCAGGCTGTCAGCCATGTGATCACCGTTCCTTGTGATTTACAGTCAAGCCAGCCTGCCACCACACGCATTCACAAACCCCTCTGCATTACCAAGATATTCGACAGAGCTTCACCGATGCTGCAGGCAGCACTGGCCTCCAACGAACGCCTGCCTCTGGTCGAAATACACTGGTATCGCATTGCGGATGGCGTGCTGGAGCACTATTACACCACCTCCCTGGAAGACGCCGTCATTGTGGAAATCAAAGACTACATGCTTAGCAGCCAGGATCCAGCCAACGCGCATTCCAGCCACTTGCAAGACGTTCATATCGCCTACAGCAAAATAACCTGGACCCATCTGATGGCCAAGAGCTCAGGGTCTGACGACTTGCGCTTTCCAATAAGAGCCTAA
- the tssI gene encoding type VI secretion system Vgr family protein: MPAPAHQAHFSLHLQDVKHDFKVLAFTGTEAISQPFAFELELVSEDPVLALDNLLHRPAFLQFGPNDIGVHGLIDRIAQGDSRKRLTHYAMTLRPQLSYLGHRINQRIFQQQSVPDIIARVLQDHGILADRYHFQLGLPYPKREYCVQYDESDLHFIQRLCEEEGLHYHFQHSPSMHRLVFGDDQTVFPRLAPLSYRQDSGMPPDGPVVKRFNVRLETRSTRTTRRDYDFQKPRAPLESTVDHQTLPDLEDYDYPARFTDRERGNMLTKRALERHRHDYRLAEGHSDQPRLVSGHFLDLNRHPQRDWNQLWLLTEVHHEGHQPQVLEETAGQRQQPARQGYRNTFRGTPWDAFYRTPLRHPKPRISGSQTAIVTGPQDQEIHCDKHGRIKVQFHWDREGQQDARSSCWLRVSSGWAGNRYGAVVLPRVGMEVLVTFLEGDPDQPLVTGCLYHAENTPPYSLPEHRTRSVFKTLSSPGGGGSNELRIEDRKDQEQIFIHAQRNWDQSIGHDQKIQVGNERLDRVEANSYSEFKAEEHCTVEADRKVEIRANDHLNIAQVQHIKVGVAQLVEAGQEIHIKSGDKLVIDAGMELTLKVGGSFIKIDHSGVMMNGPLVRTNEAVSPGIGTTAMPLLPGLSERAATEKPGQLLMQSLRGHAPIVERCQNHKSGTPLNCLVNDCGYRKILLAGEKQ, encoded by the coding sequence ATGCCCGCACCCGCCCATCAAGCGCATTTCAGCCTGCACCTGCAAGACGTCAAACACGACTTCAAGGTACTGGCCTTTACCGGCACAGAGGCCATCAGCCAGCCCTTTGCCTTTGAGCTGGAACTGGTCAGCGAAGATCCCGTGCTGGCCCTGGACAACCTCCTGCACCGTCCGGCCTTTCTGCAGTTCGGCCCCAACGACATTGGCGTGCATGGTTTGATCGACCGCATCGCCCAGGGCGATTCCCGCAAACGTCTGACCCACTACGCAATGACCCTGCGACCTCAGCTGTCGTACCTGGGCCATCGCATCAATCAGCGCATCTTCCAGCAGCAGTCCGTGCCCGACATCATTGCCCGGGTTCTACAGGACCACGGCATCCTTGCCGACCGCTATCACTTCCAGCTCGGCCTGCCCTACCCAAAGCGCGAATACTGCGTGCAGTACGACGAATCGGACCTGCATTTCATCCAGCGTCTCTGTGAAGAAGAAGGCCTGCACTATCACTTCCAGCACAGCCCAAGCATGCACCGGCTGGTATTCGGCGATGACCAGACAGTCTTTCCCAGGCTAGCGCCTCTGAGCTATCGACAGGACAGCGGAATGCCGCCCGACGGGCCAGTGGTCAAACGTTTCAATGTCCGCCTGGAAACCCGCAGCACTCGCACCACGCGGCGGGATTATGACTTTCAGAAACCACGAGCGCCTCTTGAAAGCACAGTCGATCACCAGACCCTACCGGATCTTGAGGATTACGATTACCCGGCCCGTTTCACCGACCGTGAGCGCGGCAACATGCTGACCAAGCGGGCACTGGAACGTCATCGTCATGATTACCGCCTCGCCGAAGGCCATAGCGATCAACCACGGCTGGTTAGCGGCCACTTTCTGGACCTGAACAGGCATCCACAGAGAGACTGGAATCAGCTCTGGCTGCTGACCGAAGTGCACCACGAAGGTCATCAGCCTCAGGTGCTGGAAGAAACGGCAGGTCAAAGACAGCAACCAGCCAGACAGGGCTATCGCAATACCTTCCGGGGCACGCCTTGGGACGCTTTCTACCGCACGCCTCTTCGTCACCCCAAACCCCGTATTTCGGGCAGCCAGACGGCAATAGTCACCGGCCCGCAGGATCAGGAAATCCATTGCGACAAACATGGCCGGATCAAGGTGCAGTTCCACTGGGACCGCGAGGGCCAGCAGGATGCCAGAAGCAGTTGCTGGCTGCGGGTGTCGTCCGGTTGGGCGGGCAATCGCTATGGTGCTGTCGTGTTGCCACGGGTCGGCATGGAAGTGCTGGTGACTTTTCTGGAAGGCGACCCCGATCAACCACTGGTCACCGGCTGCCTCTACCACGCCGAAAACACCCCGCCCTACAGCCTGCCCGAACACCGCACCCGCAGCGTCTTCAAGACCCTGAGCAGCCCCGGCGGCGGTGGCTCCAACGAGCTGCGCATCGAGGACCGCAAGGATCAGGAACAGATCTTCATCCACGCCCAGCGCAACTGGGACCAGAGCATTGGTCACGACCAGAAGATCCAGGTCGGCAATGAGCGCCTCGACCGGGTCGAGGCCAACAGCTACAGCGAATTCAAGGCCGAAGAACACTGCACCGTCGAAGCCGACCGCAAGGTGGAAATCCGGGCGAACGATCATTTGAACATCGCTCAGGTTCAGCACATCAAGGTGGGCGTGGCACAACTGGTCGAAGCCGGACAGGAAATACATATCAAGTCCGGCGACAAGCTGGTGATCGATGCAGGCATGGAACTGACCCTCAAGGTCGGTGGCAGCTTTATCAAGATCGATCACAGCGGGGTGATGATGAACGGGCCGCTGGTCAGGACCAATGAAGCCGTCAGCCCCGGTATTGGAACCACGGCAATGCCTTTGCTACCAGGCCTGTCAGAACGGGCAGCGACGGAAAAGCCGGGGCAACTGCTGATGCAGAGCCTGAGAGGTCACGCCCCCATCGTCGAGCGGTGTCAGAACCATAAAAGCGGTACGCCATTAAATTGCCTGGTCAACGATTGCGGTTACCGCAAAATATTGCTGGCGGGAGAAAAACAATGA
- the tssA gene encoding type VI secretion system protein TssA: MTYSDKLSSRYLELVEHPVSEECPEGEDVRFSAEFETLEGELGKVYSLHGSVQIDWLRVREVSELILRECSKDLRVAVWLTWSLYQCESFPGLLAGVNLLHHLCSHRWQVLHPRKLRTRTASLNWLVPRLEQVLVDDVSVTAQLPLFQKLVEALEALDTLLSSYLGDEAPLLLPVRRRLAAMVKHAVESKADTENLVVQVKQAAARIFKSDVTIENERDAQKALKGQQESAQKLCAWWLRQKSTDVRALYLSRTVSWLGIDKLPECNVRQITALHALPADKLRSYGERFQQGHYADLVVDVEASLALTPFWFDGQRLVWECLRALKADLAMREVEILFALFLQRLPGICELKFQDGSPFADDDTHRWINEQVMPHVQIDSPVESLEETVAQPEWEVALQEALSVLRSEGLKAAVQILKQKLQIAQSQRDRFYWQFALAQLCYTAKKYELAKSQLEILDQYLQDSGFHTWEPELSLKVLHTLNSCYECLPQSNVVRERKDEIYRRLCHLDLEVLLG; the protein is encoded by the coding sequence ATGACTTACTCGGACAAGCTTTCCAGTCGTTACCTTGAACTTGTCGAACACCCTGTTTCCGAAGAGTGTCCAGAAGGTGAGGATGTTCGTTTTTCAGCCGAGTTCGAAACCCTTGAGGGTGAGCTGGGTAAAGTGTACTCCTTGCATGGGAGTGTTCAGATCGACTGGTTGAGAGTGCGTGAGGTCAGTGAACTTATCCTGCGTGAATGCTCGAAAGATCTTCGCGTTGCAGTGTGGTTAACGTGGTCCTTGTATCAATGTGAATCATTTCCCGGCTTGTTGGCGGGCGTGAACCTGCTTCATCATCTCTGCAGTCATCGCTGGCAGGTTCTTCATCCTCGTAAACTGCGAACCCGAACGGCTTCACTTAACTGGTTAGTGCCTCGGCTTGAGCAGGTGCTTGTCGATGATGTATCCGTTACTGCACAGTTACCGTTGTTTCAAAAACTGGTTGAAGCACTTGAAGCGCTGGACACGTTGCTGTCGAGTTATCTGGGCGATGAAGCCCCACTGCTTTTACCTGTTCGTCGCAGGCTTGCGGCGATGGTCAAGCATGCTGTCGAAAGCAAAGCCGATACAGAGAACCTGGTTGTTCAGGTAAAGCAGGCTGCCGCCAGGATTTTTAAAAGTGATGTCACCATTGAAAATGAAAGGGACGCACAGAAGGCCTTAAAAGGACAGCAGGAAAGTGCGCAGAAATTGTGTGCCTGGTGGTTGCGTCAAAAATCGACCGATGTGCGAGCCCTGTACCTGAGTCGTACGGTGTCGTGGTTAGGTATCGATAAATTACCTGAGTGCAATGTCAGGCAAATAACAGCATTGCATGCTTTGCCAGCGGATAAGTTGCGCAGTTATGGCGAGCGTTTTCAGCAAGGGCATTACGCGGATCTGGTGGTTGATGTTGAGGCCAGTCTTGCACTGACCCCCTTCTGGTTTGATGGACAGCGACTGGTATGGGAGTGCTTGCGTGCGTTGAAGGCCGACCTGGCAATGCGGGAGGTGGAAATCCTTTTTGCCCTTTTCCTGCAGCGCCTTCCGGGCATCTGTGAGCTGAAGTTTCAGGATGGGTCGCCTTTTGCCGATGATGATACTCACCGCTGGATCAATGAGCAGGTCATGCCTCATGTCCAGATTGATAGTCCTGTTGAAAGCCTTGAGGAAACCGTTGCACAGCCTGAATGGGAAGTAGCGTTACAAGAGGCTCTATCTGTTTTGCGCAGTGAGGGGCTCAAAGCGGCTGTTCAGATACTTAAACAGAAATTACAGATTGCCCAGAGTCAGCGAGACCGTTTTTATTGGCAGTTTGCTCTGGCCCAGCTTTGTTATACCGCCAAGAAATATGAGCTCGCCAAGAGTCAGCTGGAAATACTGGATCAATATTTACAGGACTCAGGGTTTCATACATGGGAACCAGAGCTATCCCTGAAAGTGCTGCACACATTGAATAGCTGTTATGAATGCTTGCCGCAGAGCAATGTGGTAAGGGAACGCAAGGATGAAATATATCGCAGGCTTTGTCACCTCGATCTTGAGGTGTTACTTGGGTAA